The stretch of DNA GTCGGTATTTGCCTACGAGGACGGCCATGTCCGCATTCCACAGGGGCCGGGACTCGGCATTACGATCAATGAGGAGTATGTCCGCAGCATGGCGCAGGCGGGGCATCGTTGGAGAAATCCCGTATGGCGGCATAAAGACGGAACGGTGGCCGAGTGGTAGTCGGCAGCACCGACGAAGCTTTGGGAAACGAAGATCATCGCAAGAAAATCAATGGTAAGGAGGGAATCCAGCATGCCAAAAATTATAGGAATCGGACCGCATTATCCCGCTTTTTTGCAGAGTAAGGGACTCCCCGCCGATTTTGTTCCGCACCTGTTCCTCAAACCGCTTTCAGGCGTGATCGGAGATGATCAGGCTATTCTCATTCCTGAACATGCCGAGAAGGTTATGGCCGAAGTGGAAATCGCGGTGCTCGTCAACCGAACACTGCGGAACGTAGGGGAAGAGGAACTGGCCGATTTAAGCGCGATCGGCGGCTATGCAATCGCCAACGATTTGACGGCGTTCGGTCCGCGTGTCATGGGCGAAGGCAAAATATACGATGCCTTTACCCCGCTCGGTCCATTCCGCAAGGTGGAAAATCCTCAGTCCATCCGGATCGAAAGCTATCTGAACGGTGAACGAAAGCAATCGGCTGGGACAGAGGATATGGGCTACTCCTTTTCCCGCATCCTCGCTTATTTCTCTACGATTCTTACGC from Paenibacillus sophorae encodes:
- a CDS encoding fumarylacetoacetate hydrolase family protein, which translates into the protein MPKIIGIGPHYPAFLQSKGLPADFVPHLFLKPLSGVIGDDQAILIPEHAEKVMAEVEIAVLVNRTLRNVGEEELADLSAIGGYAIANDLTAFGPRVMGEGKIYDAFTPLGPFRKVENPQSIRIESYLNGERKQSAGTEDMGYSFSRILAYFSTILTLEEGDIVLTGTPAGPFEVRPGDRVEIRSEQLGKVCNSVQA